AGGCCTGCTCACTGTACCATGCTGTGTGAGGGGTGCAGATCAGATTGGGCGCATCCTTCAGAGGACCCTGagtaaaactgtgagaaaaccAGAGCATAAGGGAGACAGAATAAGACTATATCCTAATTTGCATACTTTTACTACACATTTAAAGCATGTACTTCGCTGGTGATGTAAAAGTACATACACTACagtaaaatttattttcatttaaaacagttttctattttaatatattatttcaaaatataatttattcctgtgatcaaagctgaatttttagcatcattactccagttttcagtgtcacatgatccttcagaaatcattctaatatgatgatttgctgctcaagaaacatttcttattattgtcagtgttgaaaatagttgtgattttagtggaaactgtgatcttttttttctgtttttttttggatgaatagaaagttccaaagaacagcatttatttgaaatagatttttttttgtaacattttaaattactttaactgtcatttttaaataatttaatgcatccttgctgaataaaagtattagtttattttttttttttaaagtattattcCCAAATGCAAACTTGAATGATTATTTTTGAGAATGTAGTATGATAATATCAACTAAATTAATTACCTTAAAATTCATAATTACTTAAATTTGGATACATTGCAATATATTGTGATAATAATCAAATGAGAATAATACAAGCAAAAGAAATAAATCCAGGGGAAGAAATCATACATGTAGTGCTACCATAACAAATTTCCATTATGTTCTAGAACAGTAAAATCCCAAAGCAGAAAATTTTTGTACAGCTGAAATAATACACCACTGTCAATGTACTATAATCTGGGATGCACTAATCCTAATTTTGCATATTATATAGAAGTAATAGTATGCAAATTTGGGTGCAGCTGAAGAGATGTTTGGAGTAACATCTATTATCtcaagacaaactttgatgtaCAGCAACATGGAGATAATTACtacatcattacaaatgttacCTGAAAGGTTCAGACTCGTGAACGTCCAGGGCGGCCCCCCGTATCCTGCCCTCTTTTAGAGCCTGAGCCAGGGCTTTTTCATCAACCAGACCCCCTCGGGCTGTGTTGACTAGGAACGCTCCCTGTCGCATCTAACAAAACATGATACATGATATACACAAAGTCCTCAAAGTCAAGCCAAAGACACTAGATGGCGCTCATGATAACAGTATGCAATTAATGGACTGTTTGTGTGTAATCTACCTGTTTGATGGTGAAATCGTTAATGAGGTGGTGATTGTGTTCGTTTAGGTTGCAGTGGAGAGACACACAGTCGCTCTGGTACAGGAGGTCCTGTAAGGTGTAAACTCTCTGGACGCCCAGCGATCGCTCTAAACCGTCTTGCAGGTATGGGTCATAAAAGATCACATTGAAGCCAAACGCTTTTGCTCGAACAGCCACTGCCTGTCCTGATCGGCCtataacacaaatatacataaatatataaataaacaaacccaTGGCATCCAGCAGTAATGACAGCAACTACTGTGTTTAACAAACTCTTGTCACCACTGACTTTAGTTAAATGCTTGAATTTAAATGGGTTAGGGATAGATTGTattaaattgtcttttttttaataatataataatttaactataacttaattttatagcttttattaattacataaacataaacattatattatGTGATGCTTAACACAATTGCGTAATAATATCATGTTTGTTGATGAACTGTTTCTCCGCTTCTGTTTCTCACCAAAGCCAATAAGTCCAAGTGTTTCTCCTCTGATGCGGGCGGCCCCTGACGCCACCTCTCGGATCTGCTCCACGCTCTGGACCCGTGTGCCCTCTCTCATGGCCTGGTACAGCCAGGTGTTCCTCCTGTACAAGTTCAGGATGTGGCAAAGTGTAGAGTCTGCCGTCTCTTCCACGGCAGCTGATggaatattacacactgcaatACCTGTAGACATGCACAAATGCTCAGTCTGATTCACAGAAGTTATGGAACATGAAAAGATTCTCATTTACATATCAGAACATTCAATAAACAAGGCAAGGCCTCAGGTCAATTCATGCTGACAGTCAACCTTGATTGTGTCATCTATCCATTTATGGATTTGACCTGTAAGTTCATCCAGCCTTCATTATAAGGAGTAATGGAGATCATTTTCTATCCAGAATACCTTCTTCTTTAATTCTAACCATATAAACTGTCTCTCCCAGAGGAACAATTAGCCCTCCTCTACCTTCTTCTGTCTCTAACTGACTTATCATCACCGTTTGGCTCAAACTTTCAAACATCCAACGTTTCCTCACTACATGCTGAGTACTTTGTTTTTCTGAACAAAGATTGAACCTAGTATCTCAGCTGAGCAGTATTTGATGTCAGGAGTGTGTTCTCTGTGACGCCAAATAtcacactaaataaaaaaaaataaaaaaaaacatctttataCATTCTACATTTCTTTTGCTACAGCTTTTCACAACATTATCtatgatttatttttctctctattCATTTTTAAGGTGTATATTATTGTCCAGAAAGCTGCTGAAGCAACACAAAGACATTGTTGTCACATGGTACAAGGgttttattcttattattctcattattattacatagataaaataataatggggcaaattaacatttatatgtCAGATACCAACCTGCAGACTTCTTAGTCTACAAATGTCTCTATTATGACCAAAAATCGTGAGCAGGAAACATGTCTTAGCATTTGTCATCCGATGCTC
This window of the Ctenopharyngodon idella isolate HZGC_01 chromosome 17, HZGC01, whole genome shotgun sequence genome carries:
- the ctbp2a gene encoding C-terminal-binding protein 2a isoform X8, with the protein product MALIDKHKVKRQRLDRICEGIRPQIMNGPMHPRPLVALLDGRDCTVEMPILKDLATVAFCDAQSTQEIHEKVLNEAVGAMMYHTITLTREDLEKFKALRIIIRIGSGYDNIDIKAAGEMGIAVCNIPSAAVEETADSTLCHILNLYRRNTWLYQAMREGTRVQSVEQIREVASGAARIRGETLGLIGFGRSGQAVAVRAKAFGFNVIFYDPYLQDGLERSLGVQRVYTLQDLLYQSDCVSLHCNLNEHNHHLINDFTIKQMRQGAFLVNTARGGLVDEKALAQALKEGRIRGAALDVHESEPFSFTQGPLKDAPNLICTPHTAWYSEQASLEMREAAATEIRRAITGRIPDSLRNCVNKEFFVTTAPWGVMEQQVHPELNGGAYSRVAQPLPAVSPGGLQDKMYT
- the ctbp2a gene encoding C-terminal-binding protein 2a isoform X9 gives rise to the protein MALIDKHKVKRQRLDRICEGIRPQIMNGPMHPRPLVALLDGRDCTVEMPILKDLATVAFCDAQSTQEIHEKVLNEAVGAMMYHTITLTREDLEKFKALRIIIRIGSGYDNIDIKAAGEMGIAVCNIPSAAVEETADSTLCHILNLYRRNTWLYQAMREGTRVQSVEQIREVASGAARIRGETLGLIGFGRSGQAVAVRAKAFGFNVIFYDPYLQDGLERSLGVQRVYTLQDLLYQSDCVSLHCNLNEHNHHLINDFTIKQMRQGAFLVNTARGGLVDEKALAQALKEGRIRGAALDVHESEPFSFTQGPLKDAPNLICTPHTAWYSEQASLEMREAAATEIRRAITGRIPDSLRNCVNKEFFVTTAPWGVMEQQVHPELNGGAYRVAQPLPAVSPGGLQDKMYT